One stretch of Rathayibacter festucae DSM 15932 DNA includes these proteins:
- a CDS encoding Mrp/NBP35 family ATP-binding protein, which translates to MPDAAVTGPADSAALESAVLAALARVIDPEIRKPITELDMVDAVRVGEDGAVTVAIRLTIVGCPAASAIERDVRAAAESAAGSAAVRVEVGVMTPAQRTALTERLRGGRREMPFGPDSLTRVYAVTSGKGGVGKSTVTANLAVALARRGLAVGLVDADVHGFSIPGLLGLMHDGRVAGPTRVGELMLPPVAHGVKVISIGMFLEGDTRGAAVSWRGPMLHRTISQFLTDVYFGDLDVLLLDLPPGTGDVAISIGQLLPHAEVLIVTTPQPAAADVAERSGALARQSGQRIVGVVENMSGLPQPDGSVLELFGSGGGAEVARRLSASGEDVPLLATLPISVALRAGGDDGLPVVIGDPEDPAAVAITELARTLASRPRGLTGRRLPMSVG; encoded by the coding sequence ATGCCTGACGCCGCCGTGACCGGTCCGGCGGATTCCGCCGCCCTCGAGAGCGCGGTGCTCGCGGCACTCGCCCGGGTCATCGATCCGGAGATCCGGAAGCCCATCACCGAGCTCGACATGGTCGACGCGGTGAGGGTGGGCGAGGACGGCGCGGTGACCGTCGCCATCCGGCTGACGATCGTCGGCTGCCCGGCCGCGTCCGCGATCGAGCGCGATGTCCGCGCGGCGGCGGAGTCGGCGGCCGGCTCCGCCGCGGTGCGGGTCGAGGTCGGCGTGATGACGCCCGCGCAGCGCACGGCTCTGACCGAGCGGCTGCGCGGCGGGCGGCGCGAGATGCCGTTCGGCCCGGACTCGCTGACGCGGGTCTACGCGGTGACGAGCGGCAAGGGCGGGGTCGGCAAGTCGACCGTCACCGCGAATCTGGCGGTGGCCCTGGCCCGGCGCGGGCTCGCGGTCGGGCTGGTCGACGCTGACGTGCACGGCTTCTCCATCCCGGGGCTGCTCGGGCTGATGCACGACGGCCGCGTCGCCGGGCCGACGCGGGTCGGCGAGCTGATGCTCCCCCCGGTCGCGCACGGCGTGAAGGTGATCTCGATCGGGATGTTCCTCGAGGGCGACACCCGCGGAGCGGCCGTCTCCTGGCGCGGACCGATGCTGCACCGCACCATCTCGCAGTTCCTCACCGACGTGTACTTCGGCGACCTGGACGTGCTGCTGCTCGACCTGCCGCCGGGCACGGGCGACGTCGCCATCTCGATCGGGCAGCTCCTGCCGCACGCGGAGGTGCTGATCGTGACGACTCCGCAGCCGGCCGCCGCCGACGTGGCGGAGCGCAGCGGTGCGCTCGCCCGGCAGTCGGGGCAGCGCATCGTCGGCGTTGTCGAGAACATGTCCGGGCTGCCGCAGCCCGACGGGTCCGTCCTCGAGCTCTTCGGCAGCGGCGGCGGGGCCGAGGTGGCCCGCCGGCTCAGTGCGAGCGGAGAGGACGTGCCGCTGCTCGCGACGCTGCCGATCAGCGTGGCGCTGCGGGCGGGCGGCGACGACGGACTTCCGGTCGTCATCGGCGATCCCGAGGACCCGGCCGCCGTCGCGATCACGGAGCTGGCCCGGACCCTCGCCTCGCGGCCGCGCGGGCTGACGGGGCGACGCCTCCCGATGTCGGTCGGCTGA
- a CDS encoding DUF3117 domain-containing protein yields the protein MAAMKPRTGDGPMEAVKEGRLIVVRVPLEGGGRLVVSVNDAEAKELHDALASVVTPA from the coding sequence ATGGCGGCCATGAAGCCGAGGACCGGAGACGGACCGATGGAGGCTGTTAAGGAGGGGCGACTCATCGTCGTGCGCGTTCCGCTCGAAGGCGGCGGACGCCTCGTCGTCTCAGTCAACGATGCAGAGGCGAAGGAACTCCACGACGCTCTCGCGTCGGTGGTGACTCCAGCCTGA
- a CDS encoding general stress protein translates to MNNRRGAASPTIPRGEILATFDTYEKAQQAVDVLARADFPVKQLAILGNDLKSVERVTGKLTWGRVALAGAASGAWLGVFLGLLLIIFSPTTEFSFLIAAVLLGAGFGMLFGLASYAVNRRRRDFTSTMQVIATSYSVIVDPEVVNRARNLLDGTPAESTAPVWSPPPADAEPVPIRPEDERR, encoded by the coding sequence ATGAACAACCGCCGGGGCGCCGCCTCCCCGACGATCCCGCGCGGCGAGATCCTCGCCACCTTCGATACCTACGAGAAGGCGCAGCAGGCCGTCGACGTCCTCGCGCGGGCCGACTTCCCGGTCAAGCAGCTGGCCATCCTCGGCAACGACCTCAAGAGCGTGGAGCGCGTCACCGGCAAGCTCACCTGGGGCCGCGTCGCTCTCGCCGGCGCCGCCTCCGGCGCCTGGCTCGGTGTCTTCCTCGGCCTGCTGCTGATCATCTTCTCGCCGACCACCGAGTTCTCCTTCCTCATCGCGGCCGTGCTGCTCGGTGCCGGCTTCGGCATGCTCTTCGGCCTCGCCTCCTACGCGGTCAACCGCCGCCGCCGCGACTTCACCTCGACGATGCAGGTCATCGCCACCAGCTACTCGGTGATCGTCGACCCCGAGGTGGTCAATCGCGCGCGCAACCTGCTCGACGGCACCCCCGCCGAGTCGACGGCGCCGGTCTGGTCGCCGCCTCCCGCGGACGCGGAGCCGGTGCCGATCCGTCCGGAGGACGAGCGGCGCTGA
- the dapC gene encoding succinyldiaminopimelate transaminase, which translates to MALGPLPDYPWDLMGPATRVASAHPGGLVDLSIGSPVDPTPEPIREALARATDAHAYPTTVGTPALREAIAAWYARRRGVPGLGLDEVLPTIGSKELVAWLPFLLGLGEGDVVVHPRAAYPTYAMGAAIAGASVLASDDPDEWPAETRLVWLNSPGNPDGAVLGVDALKRAVDRARELGAVVAGDECYAELGWDGRWADEPIPSVLDPRVAGEDRRGVLGVYSLSKQSNLAGYRAAFVAGDRELIARLVTVRKHAGMIVPAPLQEAMVVALADDGHVAEQKERYRSRRDLLRPALEAAGFRVDRSEAGLYLWATEGRPAWESIDRLARLGILAGPGVFYGDHFTEHVRLSLTATDERIAAAAERLAGGL; encoded by the coding sequence GTGGCACTCGGACCGCTGCCGGACTACCCCTGGGACCTGATGGGTCCCGCCACCCGGGTCGCCTCCGCGCACCCCGGCGGCCTCGTCGATCTCTCGATCGGCTCGCCCGTCGACCCGACGCCGGAGCCGATCCGCGAGGCGCTCGCCCGGGCGACCGACGCGCACGCCTACCCGACCACGGTCGGCACGCCCGCCCTGCGCGAGGCGATCGCCGCCTGGTACGCCCGGCGCCGGGGCGTTCCGGGGCTCGGCCTCGACGAGGTGCTGCCGACGATCGGCTCGAAGGAGCTCGTCGCCTGGCTGCCGTTCCTGCTCGGCCTCGGTGAGGGCGACGTCGTCGTCCACCCGCGCGCCGCCTACCCGACCTACGCGATGGGCGCCGCGATCGCCGGCGCCTCGGTGCTCGCCTCCGACGACCCCGACGAGTGGCCGGCCGAGACGCGCCTGGTCTGGCTGAACTCGCCCGGCAACCCCGACGGCGCCGTGCTCGGCGTCGACGCCCTGAAGCGCGCGGTCGACCGGGCGCGCGAGCTGGGCGCCGTCGTCGCGGGCGACGAGTGCTACGCCGAGCTCGGCTGGGACGGCCGCTGGGCCGACGAGCCGATCCCGAGCGTCCTCGACCCCCGCGTGGCGGGCGAGGACCGCCGCGGCGTGCTCGGCGTCTACTCCCTCAGCAAGCAGTCCAACCTGGCCGGCTACCGCGCCGCCTTCGTCGCGGGCGACCGCGAGCTGATCGCTCGGCTCGTCACCGTCCGCAAGCACGCCGGGATGATCGTCCCCGCACCGCTGCAGGAGGCGATGGTCGTCGCTCTCGCCGACGACGGGCACGTGGCGGAGCAGAAGGAGCGCTACCGCTCCCGGCGCGACCTCCTGCGCCCGGCGCTCGAGGCCGCGGGCTTCCGCGTCGACCGCAGCGAGGCCGGCCTCTACCTCTGGGCGACCGAGGGACGACCCGCCTGGGAGTCGATCGACCGGCTCGCGCGCCTGGGGATCCTCGCCGGCCCCGGCGTCTTCTACGGCGACCACTTCACCGAGCACGTCCGCCTCTCGCTGACGGCCACCGACGAGCGGATCGCGGCCGCCGCCGAGCGGCTGGCGGGCGGTCTCTGA
- a CDS encoding Sec-independent protein translocase TatB, with protein MFGLTFDKLLIIGVIAVFVLGPDRLPYYASQLAALVRKVRGFATQARERVKDEMGDEFDEVDWRKLDPRQYDPRRIIRDALLEDEPAPTVKPPSAVSAPVTAGGGASTADSYYTTMKRSAGAGELSTVAPPPIDLEAT; from the coding sequence GTGTTCGGTTTGACGTTCGACAAGCTCCTCATCATCGGAGTCATCGCCGTCTTCGTGCTGGGCCCTGACCGCCTCCCCTACTACGCCTCGCAGCTCGCTGCGCTGGTGCGGAAGGTCCGCGGATTCGCCACGCAGGCGCGCGAGCGCGTGAAGGACGAGATGGGCGACGAGTTCGACGAGGTCGACTGGCGCAAGCTCGATCCGCGGCAGTACGACCCGCGGCGCATCATCCGCGACGCCCTGCTCGAGGACGAGCCGGCCCCCACGGTCAAGCCGCCCTCGGCGGTCTCCGCGCCCGTCACCGCGGGCGGCGGCGCCTCCACGGCGGACAGCTACTACACGACGATGAAGCGCTCGGCCGGAGCCGGCGAGCTCTCGACGGTGGCACCCCCGCCCATCGACCTCGAAGCCACCTGA
- a CDS encoding citrate synthase codes for MPEKVTLTFGDRTAEFPVLRSVDGSSSIDFSTLSKQTGLMSLDYGFVNTAATKSSITYIDGDEGILRYRGYPIEEVATNATYLEVAWLLIYGELPTADELAGFDDRIRRHTLLHEDLKRFFDALPHSAHPMSVLSAGVSALSTYYEDSSNPKDPEAVELTTIRLLAKLPVMAAYAHKKAIGQAFLYPDNSLSFVDNFLRLNFGTMAEPFEVDPVLSKALDRLLILHEDHEQNASTSTVRLVGSTEANLYASVSAGINALFGPLHGGANEAVLTMLGRIRESGESVQTFVERVKNKEEGVRLMGFGHRVYKNYDPRAKLVKESASEVLQALGVKDPLLDIAMELEALALEDDYFKERRLYPNVDFYTGVIYKAMGFPTRMFTVLFAIGRLPGWIAHWREMNTDKQTKIGRPQQLYTGAPERHWPTDR; via the coding sequence CTGCCCGAGAAGGTGACGCTCACGTTCGGTGATCGCACCGCGGAGTTCCCGGTCCTGCGCAGCGTCGACGGCTCCTCGAGCATCGACTTCTCGACCCTGTCGAAGCAGACCGGTCTGATGTCGCTCGACTACGGCTTCGTCAACACGGCCGCCACCAAGTCGAGCATCACCTACATCGACGGCGACGAGGGGATCCTGCGCTACCGCGGCTACCCGATCGAGGAGGTCGCGACGAACGCGACGTACCTCGAGGTGGCCTGGCTGCTGATCTACGGCGAGCTGCCCACCGCGGACGAGCTCGCCGGCTTCGACGACCGCATCCGCCGGCACACGCTGCTGCACGAGGACCTCAAGCGCTTCTTCGACGCGCTGCCGCACAGCGCGCACCCGATGTCGGTCCTCTCGGCCGGTGTCTCGGCGCTGTCGACCTACTACGAGGACAGCTCGAACCCGAAGGACCCGGAGGCGGTCGAACTGACCACCATCCGCCTGCTCGCGAAGCTGCCGGTGATGGCGGCCTACGCGCACAAGAAGGCGATCGGCCAGGCGTTCCTGTACCCGGACAACTCGCTGAGCTTCGTCGACAACTTCCTCCGCCTGAACTTCGGCACCATGGCCGAGCCGTTCGAGGTGGACCCGGTGCTCTCGAAGGCGCTCGACCGCCTGCTGATCCTGCACGAGGACCACGAGCAGAACGCGTCGACCTCCACCGTCCGCCTGGTCGGCTCGACCGAGGCGAACCTGTACGCGTCGGTCTCTGCCGGCATCAACGCCCTGTTCGGCCCGCTGCACGGCGGCGCGAACGAGGCCGTGCTGACGATGCTCGGCCGCATCCGCGAGTCGGGCGAGAGCGTGCAGACCTTCGTCGAGCGGGTGAAGAACAAGGAGGAGGGCGTCCGCCTGATGGGCTTCGGCCACCGGGTCTACAAGAACTACGACCCGCGCGCGAAGCTCGTCAAGGAGAGCGCCTCCGAGGTGCTGCAGGCGCTCGGCGTCAAGGACCCGCTGCTCGACATCGCGATGGAGCTCGAGGCCCTCGCGCTGGAGGACGACTACTTCAAGGAGCGCCGCCTCTACCCGAACGTCGACTTCTACACCGGCGTCATCTACAAGGCGATGGGCTTCCCGACCCGGATGTTCACCGTCCTGTTCGCCATCGGCCGCCTGCCCGGCTGGATCGCCCACTGGCGCGAGATGAACACCGACAAGCAGACCAAGATCGGCCGCCCCCAGCAGCTCTACACGGGAGCCCCCGAGCGCCACTGGCCCACCGACCGCTGA
- a CDS encoding DUF1003 domain-containing protein, whose protein sequence is MARDTRQDRRLDAPKGLRTRVLPRRNRQSSDRFGRLTESFARGMGTPWFLVGMTIFCVFWLLFNTYGPEESRFDSQALGFTVLTLILSLQASYAAPLLLLAQNRQDDRDRVQIEQDRQRAERNLADTEYLAREVVALRLAIRDMASKDFIRSELRSLVEELEKDRAESIASERRDA, encoded by the coding sequence GTGGCTAGGGACACCAGGCAGGATCGACGGCTCGACGCCCCGAAGGGCCTGCGCACGCGGGTGCTCCCCCGGCGCAACCGCCAGAGCAGCGACCGCTTCGGCCGCCTGACCGAGTCGTTCGCCCGCGGTATGGGCACGCCGTGGTTCCTGGTCGGCATGACGATCTTCTGCGTGTTCTGGCTGCTGTTCAACACCTACGGCCCGGAGGAGTCGCGCTTCGACTCCCAGGCCCTCGGCTTCACGGTGCTCACGCTGATCCTGTCACTGCAGGCCTCCTACGCCGCTCCCCTGCTGCTGCTCGCGCAGAACCGCCAGGACGACCGCGACCGCGTGCAGATCGAGCAGGACCGCCAGCGCGCCGAGCGCAACCTCGCCGACACGGAGTACCTGGCCCGCGAGGTCGTCGCGCTCCGCCTGGCGATCCGCGACATGGCGAGCAAGGACTTCATCCGCTCCGAGCTGCGCAGCCTCGTCGAGGAGCTCGAGAAGGACCGGGCGGAGTCGATCGCGAGCGAGCGGCGCGATGCCTGA
- the dapD gene encoding 2,3,4,5-tetrahydropyridine-2,6-dicarboxylate N-succinyltransferase yields MSLQNAADSAVPAPASAWGYGLATIASDGTVLDTWFPEPRLGTIPAGRDPWIVPAEFEALAGEDARREVRIDVVTLQIDLQNAPASTSDAYLRLHLLSHLLVQPNTVNLDGIFAHLPNVVWTNAGPVAPDSFTRLRPSLRRHGIQAAGIDKFPRLTDYVTPAKVRIADTSRVRLGAHLAPGTTVMHEGFVNFNAGTLGSSMVEGRISQGVVVGDGSDIGGGASIMGTLSGGGVQRVSIGARALLGANSGIGISIGDDTVVEAGLYVTAGTKVVVVGGAPRADGRPQTVKAVELSGVPNLLFRRNSLTGAVEVLPRTGAGIELNTALHA; encoded by the coding sequence ATGAGCCTCCAGAACGCCGCTGACTCCGCCGTGCCCGCGCCCGCCTCCGCCTGGGGCTACGGGCTGGCGACGATCGCCTCGGACGGGACCGTCCTCGACACCTGGTTCCCGGAGCCGCGGCTGGGCACCATCCCGGCGGGACGCGACCCGTGGATCGTGCCCGCCGAGTTCGAGGCCCTCGCCGGTGAGGACGCGCGGCGCGAGGTGCGGATCGACGTGGTGACGCTGCAGATCGACCTGCAGAACGCGCCGGCCTCGACCTCCGACGCGTACCTGCGGCTGCACCTGCTCTCGCACCTGCTCGTCCAGCCGAACACCGTGAACCTCGACGGGATCTTCGCGCACCTGCCGAACGTGGTCTGGACGAACGCGGGGCCGGTCGCTCCGGACTCGTTCACCCGGCTGCGTCCGTCGCTGCGGCGTCACGGGATCCAGGCCGCGGGGATCGACAAGTTCCCGCGACTGACGGACTACGTCACGCCGGCGAAGGTGCGCATCGCGGACACGTCGCGGGTGCGCCTGGGAGCGCACCTCGCTCCCGGGACGACGGTCATGCACGAGGGGTTCGTCAACTTCAACGCCGGGACGCTCGGCAGCTCGATGGTCGAGGGCCGCATCTCACAGGGAGTCGTCGTCGGCGACGGCTCGGACATCGGCGGCGGCGCCTCGATCATGGGGACGCTCTCCGGCGGTGGCGTGCAGCGGGTGTCGATCGGCGCGCGGGCGCTGCTCGGCGCGAACTCCGGCATCGGCATCTCGATCGGCGACGACACCGTCGTCGAGGCCGGGCTCTACGTCACGGCGGGCACGAAGGTCGTCGTCGTCGGCGGCGCCCCGCGCGCGGACGGGCGGCCGCAGACGGTCAAGGCCGTCGAGCTGTCGGGCGTGCCGAACCTGCTCTTCCGCCGCAACTCGCTCACCGGCGCGGTCGAGGTGCTCCCGCGCACCGGAGCCGGCATCGAGCTGAACACGGCCCTGCACGCCTGA
- the fdxA gene encoding ferredoxin, with protein sequence MTYVIALPCVDVKDRACIDECPVDCIYEGERSLYIHPDECVDCGACEPVCPVEAIYYEDDLPEEWSDYYKANVEFFDEIGSPGGAAKVGVIAKDHPVIAVLPPQSH encoded by the coding sequence GTGACCTACGTGATCGCACTTCCGTGCGTCGATGTCAAAGACCGCGCCTGCATCGACGAATGCCCGGTCGACTGCATCTACGAAGGCGAGCGCTCGCTCTACATCCACCCCGACGAGTGCGTCGACTGCGGGGCGTGCGAGCCGGTGTGCCCCGTCGAGGCCATCTACTACGAGGACGACCTCCCCGAGGAGTGGTCCGACTACTACAAGGCCAACGTCGAGTTCTTCGACGAGATCGGCTCGCCCGGCGGCGCCGCGAAGGTCGGAGTGATCGCGAAGGACCACCCGGTCATCGCCGTCCTCCCGCCGCAGAGCCACTGA
- a CDS encoding magnesium transporter MgtE N-terminal domain-containing protein, translating into MSSARVFVARLAGCSVFDPAGDRVGKVRDVLLVHRQNDAPRVVGLVVEIPGRRRVFVSIGRVTSIGSGQIITTGLINVRRFEQRGGEVRVIAELLGRRMTFVDGSGDAIVEDVAIEEVGPGEWELAQLFVRRPKTSPSPFAKGATTFAGWREVRESVSTEAQSAEQYVASLSELKPADLASTLLDLPQQRMLEVAGELSDDRLADVLEEMPESEQVEILGRLDDDRAADVLDQMQPDDAADLIAQLSDERGEALLELMEPEEADDVRMLLSYAPESAGGLMTTEPIIVSSEATVAEGLAMIRRHELAPALGAAVCVTLPPYEPPTGRFLGVVHFQRMLRYPPHERLGTLLDQSLDPITPDTSAAEVARILASYNLVSVPVVDESHRLVGVVTIDDVLDYLLPDDWRSHDGDEEPRVPVSTTTQGIPIPAPVAAAGRFKAGRRGRRGARG; encoded by the coding sequence GTGAGTTCCGCCAGAGTCTTCGTAGCGCGCTTGGCCGGCTGCAGCGTGTTCGACCCGGCGGGCGATCGCGTCGGCAAGGTCCGCGACGTGCTGCTCGTGCACCGTCAGAACGACGCGCCCCGCGTGGTCGGCCTCGTCGTCGAGATCCCCGGCCGCCGCCGGGTGTTCGTCTCGATCGGGCGGGTCACCAGCATCGGCAGCGGGCAGATCATCACGACCGGTCTGATCAACGTGCGCCGCTTCGAGCAGCGCGGCGGCGAGGTCCGCGTCATCGCCGAGCTGCTCGGCAGGAGGATGACCTTCGTCGACGGCTCGGGCGACGCGATCGTCGAGGACGTCGCGATCGAGGAGGTCGGGCCGGGCGAGTGGGAGCTCGCGCAGCTCTTCGTCCGCCGCCCGAAGACCAGCCCCTCCCCCTTCGCCAAGGGCGCCACGACGTTCGCCGGCTGGCGCGAGGTCCGCGAGAGCGTGTCCACCGAGGCGCAGTCGGCCGAGCAGTACGTGGCGAGCCTCTCCGAGCTCAAGCCCGCCGACCTCGCCAGCACCCTCCTCGACCTGCCGCAGCAGCGGATGCTCGAGGTCGCGGGCGAGCTCTCCGACGACCGGCTCGCCGACGTCCTCGAGGAGATGCCCGAGAGCGAGCAGGTCGAGATCCTCGGCCGGCTCGACGACGACCGCGCGGCCGACGTCCTCGACCAGATGCAGCCGGACGATGCGGCCGACCTGATCGCGCAGCTCTCGGACGAGCGCGGCGAGGCGCTCCTCGAGCTGATGGAGCCGGAGGAGGCGGACGACGTCCGCATGCTGCTCTCCTACGCGCCCGAGTCGGCCGGTGGACTGATGACGACCGAGCCGATCATCGTCTCGTCCGAGGCGACCGTGGCCGAGGGCCTCGCGATGATCCGCCGCCACGAGCTGGCCCCGGCGCTCGGCGCCGCGGTCTGCGTGACCCTGCCGCCGTACGAGCCGCCGACCGGCCGCTTCCTCGGCGTGGTGCACTTCCAGCGGATGCTCCGCTACCCGCCGCACGAGCGCCTCGGCACGCTGCTCGACCAGAGCCTCGACCCGATCACGCCCGACACCTCCGCGGCCGAGGTCGCCCGCATCCTCGCGAGCTACAACCTCGTCTCGGTGCCGGTCGTGGACGAGTCGCACCGCCTGGTCGGCGTCGTCACGATCGACGACGTGCTCGACTACCTCCTCCCCGACGACTGGCGCAGCCACGACGGCGACGAAGAACCGCGCGTGCCGGTGAGCACGACGACCCAGGGCATACCGATCCCGGCACCGGTGGCGGCGGCGGGCAGGTTCAAGGCAGGACGACGAGGACGGAGGGGTGCGCGTGGCTAG
- the dapE gene encoding succinyl-diaminopimelate desuccinylase, which translates to MAVPTSAPAPVAPLDLRSDPIALTRVICDIPSVSGDELALADAVQLALEQYPHLEVIRDGHTVVARTNLGREQRVVIAGHLDTVPINENLPVRAETIDGVEHLVGRGTTDMKAGVAVQLVLAAELTDPVVDVTWIWYDNEEVASDLNGLGRLSRHRPDVFATDFAVLGEPTRGEVEGGCNGTLRVDVTTHGRRAHSARSWVGENAIHAAAPILDRLADYEPREVEVEGLVYREGVNAVRISGGVAGNVIPDLCTVHVNYRFAPNRSGEEAVAHLRELFEGFEVEVVDLAEGARPGLDAPLAQAFIAAVGAEAKPKYGWTDVARFSAMGIPAVNYGPGDPLKAHADDEHVAVHEITDCTEGLRRWLSGSA; encoded by the coding sequence ATGGCCGTACCGACCTCCGCCCCGGCGCCCGTCGCGCCCCTCGATCTGCGCTCCGATCCGATCGCCCTGACCCGGGTGATCTGCGACATCCCCTCCGTCTCCGGGGACGAGCTGGCGCTGGCCGACGCGGTCCAGCTGGCCCTCGAGCAGTACCCGCACCTCGAGGTGATCCGCGACGGCCACACCGTCGTCGCCCGGACGAACCTCGGTCGCGAGCAGCGCGTCGTCATCGCCGGCCACCTCGACACGGTGCCGATCAACGAGAACCTCCCGGTGCGCGCCGAGACGATCGACGGCGTCGAGCACCTCGTCGGCCGCGGCACCACCGACATGAAGGCGGGCGTCGCGGTGCAGCTGGTCCTCGCCGCCGAGCTGACCGATCCGGTCGTCGACGTCACCTGGATCTGGTACGACAACGAGGAGGTCGCCTCCGACCTCAACGGCCTCGGCCGCCTCTCCCGCCACCGCCCGGACGTCTTCGCCACCGACTTCGCCGTCCTCGGCGAGCCGACGCGGGGCGAGGTCGAGGGGGGCTGCAACGGCACCCTCCGCGTCGACGTGACGACGCACGGCCGCCGCGCGCACTCCGCCCGGAGCTGGGTCGGCGAGAACGCGATCCACGCCGCCGCCCCGATCCTGGACCGCCTCGCCGACTACGAGCCGCGCGAGGTCGAGGTCGAGGGCCTCGTCTACCGCGAGGGCGTCAACGCGGTCCGTATCAGCGGGGGAGTGGCGGGCAACGTGATCCCCGACCTCTGCACGGTGCACGTCAACTACCGCTTCGCGCCGAACCGCTCCGGCGAGGAGGCGGTCGCGCACCTCCGTGAGCTGTTCGAGGGCTTCGAGGTCGAGGTCGTCGATCTGGCGGAGGGCGCGCGCCCCGGGCTCGACGCGCCGCTCGCGCAGGCCTTCATCGCCGCGGTCGGCGCCGAGGCCAAGCCCAAGTACGGCTGGACCGACGTCGCCCGCTTCTCGGCGATGGGCATCCCCGCCGTCAACTACGGCCCCGGCGACCCGCTCAAGGCGCACGCCGACGACGAGCACGTCGCCGTGCACGAGATCACCGACTGCACCGAGGGCCTCCGCCGCTGGCTGAGCGGCTCCGCGTGA
- a CDS encoding O-methyltransferase, translating into MSDKDANWKYAEDAVVEPEAIASARRLAVELGIDAIAPSIGAQSALVAAAARATSIIEIGTGTGVSGLWLLDGAPEAMLTSIDSEAVHQQHARAQFHEAGISPNRLRLIPGRALEVLPRMNENSYDIVFVDGDPLQVIENVEHALRLVRVGGTVLVPHALWRGRVSNPAQRDEIASAFRTLVAEVCGSPAVVSVLSPIGDGLLQANKRRA; encoded by the coding sequence GTGTCCGACAAGGATGCCAACTGGAAGTACGCCGAGGACGCCGTCGTCGAGCCCGAGGCGATCGCCTCCGCCCGGCGGCTCGCCGTCGAGCTGGGCATCGATGCGATCGCGCCCTCGATCGGCGCGCAGTCCGCCCTCGTCGCGGCGGCCGCCCGGGCGACGTCGATCATCGAGATCGGCACCGGCACCGGCGTGAGCGGACTCTGGCTGCTCGACGGCGCCCCGGAGGCGATGCTCACCTCGATCGACTCGGAGGCGGTGCACCAGCAGCACGCCCGAGCCCAGTTCCACGAGGCCGGCATCTCGCCGAACCGGCTGCGCCTCATACCCGGCCGCGCTCTCGAGGTGCTCCCGCGGATGAACGAGAACTCCTACGACATCGTCTTCGTCGACGGCGACCCACTGCAGGTCATCGAGAACGTGGAGCACGCGCTGCGCCTGGTCCGCGTCGGCGGCACCGTCCTCGTGCCGCACGCGCTCTGGCGCGGCCGCGTCTCGAACCCCGCGCAGCGGGACGAGATCGCCTCCGCCTTCCGCACGCTGGTCGCCGAGGTCTGCGGCTCCCCCGCCGTGGTCAGCGTGCTGTCGCCGATCGGCGACGGGCTGCTCCAGGCGAACAAGCGCCGCGCGTAG